One segment of Neobacillus endophyticus DNA contains the following:
- the fabZ gene encoding 3-hydroxyacyl-ACP dehydratase FabZ has protein sequence MLDINQIKEIIPHRYPFLLVDRILEVEEGKRAVGIKNVSANEEFFNGHFPEYPVMPGVLIVEALAQVGAVAVLKKEENRGRLAFFAGIDNCRFKRQVKPGDQLRLEVEMVRVRGPIGKGKAVATVDGEIACEAEITFALGDQK, from the coding sequence ATGCTAGATATTAATCAGATTAAAGAAATTATTCCACACCGTTACCCTTTCCTGTTGGTGGATCGGATATTGGAAGTGGAAGAGGGTAAACGTGCAGTTGGTATAAAAAATGTTTCCGCCAATGAAGAATTTTTCAATGGGCATTTTCCAGAATACCCGGTTATGCCAGGCGTATTAATAGTGGAGGCACTAGCACAAGTTGGGGCAGTGGCTGTACTGAAAAAGGAAGAAAATCGCGGCCGTCTGGCTTTCTTTGCCGGAATTGACAATTGCCGTTTTAAACGTCAAGTGAAACCCGGTGACCAGCTGCGGTTGGAAGTAGAGATGGTCAGGGTACGCGGACCGATAGGAAAAGGAAAAGCTGTTGCTACAGTAGACGGCGAGATTGCTTGTGAAGCAGAAATTACATTTGCCTTAGGGGATCAAAAGTAA
- a CDS encoding DNA-directed RNA polymerase subunit beta, which produces MSINNLNSERISTREDYKKAKYDALEVNKSEEKKVQEQDENQAVDRKKGRVRIRLIPIWLRLILLAVFIFVSLMIGAVVGYSGLGGGKVSDVFKVSTWTYIRDLVEKK; this is translated from the coding sequence ATGTCTATAAATAACCTTAACTCAGAGCGGATTTCAACCAGGGAAGATTATAAAAAGGCAAAATATGATGCGCTGGAAGTGAATAAGTCGGAGGAAAAAAAGGTACAGGAACAGGACGAGAATCAAGCAGTCGATCGGAAAAAAGGACGAGTAAGAATCCGTCTGATCCCTATTTGGCTGCGTCTTATTCTTTTGGCTGTATTTATTTTTGTGAGTCTAATGATAGGGGCTGTTGTTGGTTACAGCGGACTTGGGGGCGGAAAGGTTTCCGATGTATTTAAAGTATCCACTTGGACATATATCCGCGATTTGGTGGAAAAGAAATAA
- the mreB gene encoding rod shape-determining protein — MFARDIGIDLGTANVLIHVKGRGIVLNEPSVVAIDKNTNKVLAVGEEARRMVGRTPGNIVAIRPLKDGVIADFDVTEAMLRHFINKLNVKGFLSKPRILICCPTNITSVEQKAIREAAEKSGGKKVYLEEEPKVAAIGAGMDIFQPSGNMVVDIGGGTTDVAVLSMGDIVTSSSIKMAGDKFDMEILNYIKREYKLLIGERTAENIKINIGTVFTGSRSEEMEIRGRDMVSGLPRTITVRSEEIESALRESVAVIVQAAKSVLERTPPELSADIIDRGVILTGGGALLHGIDLLLAEELKVPVLVAENPMDCVAIGTGVMLDNIDRIPNRKLG, encoded by the coding sequence ATGTTTGCAAGGGATATAGGGATTGATTTAGGAACGGCTAACGTATTGATTCATGTGAAGGGCCGTGGCATTGTATTAAACGAGCCTTCCGTTGTAGCGATAGACAAAAATACAAACAAAGTTTTAGCAGTTGGTGAAGAAGCGCGCCGCATGGTCGGACGTACACCAGGAAACATCGTAGCTATCCGTCCATTAAAAGATGGCGTAATTGCTGACTTTGATGTAACAGAAGCAATGCTAAGACATTTTATTAACAAACTAAATGTAAAAGGTTTTCTATCAAAGCCGCGCATTTTAATTTGCTGCCCAACAAATATCACAAGCGTTGAGCAAAAAGCGATTCGGGAAGCAGCTGAAAAGAGCGGCGGGAAAAAAGTGTATCTGGAAGAAGAACCAAAAGTGGCGGCTATTGGCGCCGGTATGGACATCTTCCAGCCAAGTGGAAACATGGTCGTTGACATCGGAGGAGGAACGACAGATGTTGCGGTACTTTCAATGGGCGATATCGTGACTTCTTCCTCCATCAAAATGGCTGGCGACAAATTTGACATGGAAATTTTAAACTACATCAAACGCGAGTATAAGCTGCTAATCGGGGAGCGTACAGCAGAAAATATTAAAATCAATATCGGCACCGTATTCACAGGTTCCCGTTCCGAGGAAATGGAAATCCGCGGCCGTGATATGGTAAGCGGTCTGCCTCGCACCATAACGGTTCGGTCCGAGGAAATTGAATCAGCTCTTCGCGAATCAGTTGCTGTCATTGTACAAGCTGCTAAAAGTGTTTTAGAACGCACACCACCTGAACTTTCCGCAGATATCATTGATCGCGGCGTTATTTTAACTGGCGGTGGGGCATTACTCCATGGTATTGATTTGCTGCTTGCTGAAGAATTAAAAGTGCCAGTATTGGTAGCAGAAAATCCAATGGACTGTGTAGCGATTGGCACAGGCGTTATGCTTGATAATATTGACCGAATTCCAAATCGGAAATTAGGATAA
- the spoIIID gene encoding sporulation transcriptional regulator SpoIIID — protein MHDYIKERTIKIGKYIVETRKTVRVIAKEFGVSKSTVHKDLTERLPEINPELANEVKEILDYHKSIRHLRGGEATKMKYQKEEKEGEAVK, from the coding sequence GTGCACGATTACATCAAGGAGAGGACTATCAAGATTGGAAAGTATATCGTGGAGACGAGGAAAACGGTTCGCGTGATTGCGAAGGAGTTTGGCGTATCCAAAAGTACAGTCCATAAGGATTTGACAGAGAGGCTTCCTGAGATTAATCCTGAACTTGCAAACGAGGTAAAAGAAATTTTAGATTATCATAAATCCATTCGCCATTTACGGGGCGGCGAGGCGACTAAAATGAAATATCAGAAAGAAGAAAAGGAGGGTGAGGCGGTTAAATAG
- a CDS encoding MGMT family protein — protein sequence MTPFTQNVIEIIRNIPEGKVMTYGQIAGLAGSPRAARQVVRILHSMSKKHRLPWHRVINAKGQIALQDDESYHDQLLSLEAEGIDVGLNGVIDLIKYQWNPSIQELQSDDNFLI from the coding sequence GTGACACCTTTTACACAGAATGTAATCGAAATCATTCGAAATATCCCTGAAGGCAAGGTGATGACCTATGGACAAATCGCCGGTCTTGCTGGAAGTCCCAGAGCTGCCCGTCAAGTCGTCCGCATCCTTCATTCTATGAGTAAAAAACATCGGCTGCCATGGCACCGTGTCATTAATGCGAAGGGCCAAATTGCACTGCAAGACGACGAATCCTATCATGATCAGCTACTGTCTCTTGAAGCCGAAGGGATTGATGTTGGCCTTAATGGAGTAATAGATTTGATAAAATACCAATGGAATCCATCTATACAAGAATTGCAATCAGATGATAACTTCCTCATTTAA
- a CDS encoding M23 family metallopeptidase, whose amino-acid sequence MREEENKRSSQGSKVKRFFKKRWVFPAIYIASAAIILTGVLWYQSSSTNTDKYSYKPGDLSNSKYNQPSVEVNKALENFKMPVKDPGSAVIKMKFYDFNGKPADQESALVFYNNTYQPNTGIDITGKDEKTFDVTASLSGTVTRVDQDSVLGNVVEIEHEKGIVTQYQSIKDIKVKVGDEVKQGDVIAEAGQSLYNEKAGTHVHFEIRKDGVAVNPADYLNKPVSTLAEESVSGDKAKQSTEVPEAKQNQQKIDDSGSGSSTDTPSIDQNSDGSSTDTPSIDKNSDGSSNDQNSDMTDTNTNS is encoded by the coding sequence ATGAGAGAGGAAGAAAACAAACGATCTTCTCAAGGTTCTAAAGTGAAACGCTTTTTCAAAAAGCGTTGGGTATTTCCAGCCATCTATATTGCAAGTGCAGCAATCATTTTAACCGGAGTTCTATGGTATCAATCCAGCAGCACGAATACTGACAAATACAGCTACAAGCCAGGTGACCTGTCAAATAGCAAGTACAACCAGCCGTCAGTTGAAGTAAACAAAGCGTTGGAGAACTTTAAAATGCCGGTTAAAGATCCTGGCTCAGCTGTTATCAAAATGAAATTCTATGATTTTAATGGCAAGCCGGCAGATCAAGAATCAGCTTTAGTATTTTACAATAATACGTATCAGCCAAACACAGGAATTGATATTACAGGAAAAGACGAGAAAACTTTTGATGTGACAGCATCTTTAAGTGGAACTGTTACACGTGTCGATCAAGATTCCGTACTTGGTAATGTGGTTGAAATTGAGCATGAAAAAGGTATTGTAACACAATATCAATCCATTAAAGACATTAAAGTCAAAGTTGGCGATGAAGTAAAACAAGGTGATGTTATTGCTGAGGCTGGACAAAGCTTGTATAACGAAAAGGCTGGAACACACGTGCACTTTGAAATTCGCAAAGATGGCGTCGCAGTCAATCCAGCAGACTATTTAAACAAGCCTGTTAGTACACTTGCGGAAGAAAGCGTTTCGGGAGACAAAGCCAAACAATCAACAGAAGTTCCTGAAGCAAAGCAAAACCAACAAAAAATTGACGACTCAGGATCAGGGAGCTCAACTGACACACCATCTATTGATCAAAACTCAGATGGCAGCTCAACCGACACACCATCCATTGACAAAAACTCAGATGGCAGCTCAAATGACCAAAACAGTGACATGACAGACACCAACACAAACTCATAA
- the spoIID gene encoding stage II sporulation protein D translates to MKKFKPLIALVSVLVALTLIIPAVLVLPFSEGKTNGKLGEQLKEKAPANETVSPSSTDEAVEVAVYRSKKKKVEKVPLEDYLVGVVAAEMPAEFNEEALKAQALTARTYIVNRLLSKDTLGVPEGAEVTDTPLHQAYESDDELRRDWGMDYNWKRKKIVAAVRATSGQIITFKGKPIQAQFFSTSNGYTENSEDYWSGSIPYLRSVSSPWDKSSPQFFNQKVLSLQSFEKLLGVKVGTSGTIGKIVARTSGKRVAEVDFSGKQLTGKDIREKLDLKSSDFSWERKGNNIVITTKGYGHGVGMSQYGANGMASQGKNYKEIVEHYYSGVQITSADNMLATLTAKK, encoded by the coding sequence ATGAAAAAGTTCAAACCACTCATCGCACTAGTATCTGTCCTCGTTGCCTTAACGCTTATTATTCCTGCGGTGCTGGTCCTTCCTTTTTCAGAAGGGAAGACAAATGGGAAGTTGGGCGAACAGCTCAAGGAGAAGGCACCTGCGAATGAAACAGTTTCCCCCTCTTCAACAGATGAAGCCGTAGAAGTAGCCGTTTATCGCTCTAAGAAAAAGAAAGTTGAAAAAGTGCCATTAGAAGATTATCTCGTCGGTGTGGTAGCAGCAGAAATGCCGGCTGAATTCAATGAAGAAGCTCTTAAAGCACAAGCGCTAACCGCAAGAACCTATATCGTAAATCGCCTCCTAAGTAAGGATACATTAGGCGTTCCTGAGGGCGCTGAAGTAACCGACACACCACTTCATCAAGCTTACGAAAGTGATGATGAGCTGCGGCGGGATTGGGGAATGGACTATAACTGGAAACGAAAGAAAATAGTTGCTGCTGTACGAGCAACGAGTGGTCAGATCATCACTTTCAAGGGGAAGCCGATTCAAGCACAATTTTTTTCCACTAGCAACGGCTACACAGAAAATTCAGAAGACTATTGGTCTGGTTCCATACCATATTTAAGAAGTGTATCAAGCCCTTGGGATAAGAGTTCACCACAATTTTTCAATCAAAAGGTTCTTTCGCTTCAAAGTTTTGAAAAGCTTTTAGGGGTTAAAGTAGGCACATCCGGCACAATTGGGAAAATAGTTGCCCGAACATCTGGAAAACGCGTGGCAGAGGTCGATTTTAGCGGGAAACAGCTCACGGGAAAGGACATTCGTGAGAAACTAGATTTAAAGTCATCCGATTTTTCCTGGGAACGGAAGGGAAACAATATTGTCATAACCACAAAGGGATATGGCCACGGTGTCGGCATGAGTCAATACGGTGCAAATGGTATGGCGTCTCAAGGCAAAAACTATAAAGAAATTGTGGAGCACTACTATTCTGGTGTTCAAATTACGTCCGCAGATAACATGCTGGCAACTCTCACTGCAAAAAAGTAG
- the murA gene encoding UDP-N-acetylglucosamine 1-carboxyvinyltransferase, which produces MEKIIVRGGQRLNGTVKVEGAKNAVLPVIAATLLASDGKSVIRDVPTLSDVYTINEVLRNLHAEVSFANNTVVVDASRELKVEAPFEYVRKMRASVLVMGSLLARNGRARVALPGGCAIGSRPIDQHLKGFEAMGATVKVGNGFIEAEVNGRLKGAKIYLDFPSVGATENIMMAATLAEGTTIIENVAKEPEIVDLANFLNKMGAKVRGAGTGTLRIEGVDVLFGAEHNIIPDRIEAGTFMTAAAITGGNVLVKGAVPEHLSSLIAKMEEMGVTIIEEEDGVRVIGPERLKAVDIKTMPHPGFPTDMQSQMMALLLCAEGTSMITETVFENRFMHVEEFRRMNADIKIEGRSVILNGPSNLQGAEVAATDLRAAAALILTGLVADGITRVTELKHLDRGYVQFHDKLALLGADIERVSEPDELLLEVEKYVSDMNA; this is translated from the coding sequence TTGGAAAAGATCATCGTCCGCGGCGGACAGAGGCTTAATGGAACGGTGAAAGTGGAAGGTGCAAAAAATGCCGTCCTGCCTGTTATCGCTGCAACCTTATTAGCAAGTGATGGAAAAAGTGTAATTCGTGATGTACCTACACTCTCCGATGTATACACAATTAATGAAGTTTTACGCAACCTACATGCCGAAGTTTCTTTTGCAAATAACACAGTTGTTGTTGATGCATCAAGAGAGTTAAAGGTTGAAGCGCCATTTGAATATGTTCGGAAAATGCGCGCCTCAGTTCTTGTCATGGGGTCGTTACTCGCCCGCAATGGTCGGGCACGTGTTGCACTACCAGGCGGCTGTGCAATCGGCTCCCGACCTATCGACCAGCATCTAAAAGGCTTTGAAGCCATGGGTGCTACGGTAAAGGTAGGTAATGGTTTTATCGAAGCGGAGGTTAATGGCCGCTTAAAAGGTGCAAAGATTTATTTGGATTTCCCAAGTGTTGGGGCTACTGAAAATATTATGATGGCAGCAACCCTAGCAGAAGGTACGACCATCATTGAAAACGTTGCTAAGGAACCAGAAATTGTCGACTTGGCAAACTTCTTAAACAAAATGGGCGCTAAAGTCCGAGGTGCAGGCACTGGCACACTTCGTATTGAAGGTGTTGATGTGTTATTTGGCGCAGAACATAACATCATTCCCGACCGAATCGAAGCAGGAACTTTCATGACCGCTGCTGCGATTACAGGCGGTAATGTACTTGTAAAAGGCGCTGTCCCTGAACATCTTTCTTCATTGATTGCCAAAATGGAGGAAATGGGCGTTACCATTATCGAAGAAGAGGATGGAGTCCGTGTCATTGGTCCTGAACGCTTAAAGGCAGTGGATATCAAAACGATGCCACATCCAGGCTTCCCAACAGACATGCAATCGCAAATGATGGCATTGCTGTTGTGTGCAGAAGGAACTTCTATGATCACTGAAACCGTGTTTGAGAATCGTTTCATGCACGTGGAAGAATTCCGCCGGATGAATGCAGATATTAAGATTGAAGGACGTTCTGTTATTTTAAATGGACCTTCTAATTTACAGGGTGCTGAAGTAGCAGCAACTGACCTTCGTGCAGCTGCAGCTTTGATTTTAACTGGATTAGTTGCAGATGGTATCACACGTGTAACGGAATTAAAACATCTAGACCGTGGTTATGTGCAATTCCATGATAAGTTGGCATTACTTGGCGCTGATATCGAGCGTGTGAGCGAACCGGATGAACTGTTACTCGAAGTGGAAAAATACGTTTCGGATATGAATGCGTAA
- a CDS encoding YwmB family TATA-box binding protein has protein sequence MERISKLLGLFTIIIIILVVFGNRTTEANGGLNFFQKEKADEVGSSLFQADSNSHDLAKIGDVFQAEHILLDQWTFYAREQLTGLKSEKEVKEYAKRLQRKFPDWNWTVTNTSEKWEMTAVSPTSKHHNEMLQILATHRKQPTNAYIVYSVSGKEWNKTEKAFFTSKQFENRLTDIFREKPTVFSCMKGIVSDKIDTALSNTVNHFLAIFKAKKIEALQEKSFMSVSASSPMFSDSIETKENNMNLQIGLRSEGLGSRTTIVVGTPIITIEY, from the coding sequence ATGGAGAGAATAAGTAAACTTTTAGGACTATTTACAATTATCATTATCATCCTGGTTGTGTTTGGGAACCGGACAACTGAGGCAAACGGCGGCCTGAATTTTTTTCAAAAGGAAAAAGCAGATGAAGTTGGCTCATCGCTTTTTCAAGCAGACTCAAATAGCCATGACTTAGCAAAAATCGGCGATGTTTTTCAAGCCGAACATATTTTGCTCGATCAATGGACTTTTTATGCAAGGGAACAACTTACAGGCCTAAAAAGTGAGAAAGAAGTAAAGGAATACGCGAAAAGGCTTCAACGTAAATTTCCTGATTGGAATTGGACGGTTACAAACACCAGTGAAAAGTGGGAAATGACAGCAGTATCTCCAACATCTAAACACCACAACGAAATGCTTCAAATTTTGGCAACCCACAGAAAACAACCTACTAATGCGTATATAGTCTATAGTGTGAGCGGAAAAGAGTGGAACAAGACCGAGAAGGCTTTTTTTACTAGTAAACAGTTCGAAAATAGACTGACTGACATATTTCGAGAAAAACCTACAGTTTTTTCTTGTATGAAGGGCATAGTCAGTGATAAGATTGATACGGCTTTATCTAATACAGTGAATCATTTTCTAGCTATATTTAAAGCGAAAAAAATCGAAGCGTTACAAGAGAAATCATTCATGTCAGTTTCGGCATCATCGCCAATGTTTTCAGATTCCATTGAAACGAAAGAAAATAACATGAATCTGCAAATCGGCTTACGCTCCGAAGGATTGGGCTCAAGAACTACCATTGTAGTAGGAACCCCTATCATAACGATTGAATATTAA
- a CDS encoding DUF1146 family protein: MNDLGQVALISILSHIVFIALSWWALQAIRLEKLLRPNHVLQARILYILLAIFLGSSVSNFFLDYLQWSRQLPLIFK; the protein is encoded by the coding sequence ATGAATGATTTAGGGCAAGTGGCGTTAATCAGCATACTGTCACATATAGTATTTATTGCGCTTTCTTGGTGGGCACTGCAAGCCATCCGACTTGAAAAATTGCTGCGCCCAAACCATGTACTGCAAGCAAGAATACTCTACATATTATTAGCCATTTTTCTCGGTTCATCTGTCAGTAACTTTTTCCTTGATTACCTGCAATGGTCAAGACAACTACCTTTAATTTTTAAATAG
- the nuoN gene encoding NADH-quinone oxidoreductase subunit NuoN — translation MSPETISSINWSIMTPEFIILGVTALLVVFDLFMPNSLNRKILGWVGIAAIFAALVSVALMAGGPVRSILDNTFRLDSFAIAFKMLLLLGAALVMFLAVSYEAKEGLEKYRGEFYYLFLIALSGAMLMTSSGDLITLYIGLELLSVSSYVLAGIQKDNLKSNESAMKYVINGSISTAIILFGMSYVYGLTGTTNTLDIAQKLSTLSDGNQVYLLSLAFLMILVGLAFKLSAAPFHMWAPDVYQGAPTPVTAFLSVVSKTGGFVIVIRILLTVFGAAATNGPNSMPIILHMQNYIAVIAGATMIIGNVVALRQTDIKRMFAYSSIAHAGYLLVAVTSLSANMFYSIWFYLLAYLFMNLGAFAVIQLVTEKAGSTKIADFAGLYRRSPVLAVSMGILLISLAGFPGTAGFIGKLNIFIGTFYGTTPHYVLASVMIATTVVSYFYYFGVMAQMFFRPAAEDSKFNIPFGILIVLIVAVIGSVLFGLVPNIAFNYMHNNLDIIGDFFK, via the coding sequence ATGAGTCCTGAGACAATATCATCGATTAATTGGAGCATCATGACACCGGAGTTCATCATCCTTGGTGTTACAGCCTTACTTGTAGTATTTGATTTATTTATGCCAAATAGTCTTAACCGAAAGATTCTCGGTTGGGTCGGCATTGCGGCGATCTTTGCTGCCCTTGTGTCCGTTGCCTTGATGGCAGGGGGACCCGTACGGTCTATTTTGGACAATACGTTTCGCTTAGACAGTTTTGCGATTGCGTTTAAAATGCTTCTACTATTAGGAGCTGCCCTTGTCATGTTTTTGGCAGTCAGCTATGAGGCAAAGGAAGGCCTGGAAAAATACCGCGGTGAATTCTATTATCTATTTTTAATCGCGTTATCAGGCGCCATGCTGATGACTTCAAGCGGAGATTTAATTACGCTTTATATCGGGCTGGAATTATTGTCAGTTTCTTCGTATGTATTAGCAGGTATACAGAAGGATAATTTGAAATCGAATGAATCTGCGATGAAATACGTCATTAACGGCAGTATTTCTACGGCAATTATTCTATTCGGAATGAGCTATGTTTATGGTTTAACGGGAACGACCAACACGCTGGACATTGCGCAAAAACTATCCACGCTGTCTGACGGTAACCAAGTCTACTTGCTTAGCTTAGCGTTTTTAATGATTTTGGTTGGCTTGGCCTTTAAGCTTTCAGCCGCACCATTCCATATGTGGGCTCCAGACGTTTACCAAGGGGCGCCAACACCTGTTACTGCGTTCTTAAGTGTAGTATCTAAAACTGGCGGATTCGTGATCGTTATCCGGATCCTGCTGACGGTATTTGGTGCAGCAGCTACAAACGGTCCAAACTCCATGCCAATTATTTTGCATATGCAAAACTATATCGCCGTCATTGCCGGGGCAACGATGATCATCGGTAACGTCGTGGCGTTAAGACAGACGGATATCAAAAGAATGTTTGCTTATTCAAGTATCGCGCATGCTGGATATTTGCTAGTTGCTGTAACTTCCTTATCTGCGAATATGTTCTATTCCATTTGGTTCTATCTGCTTGCCTATTTGTTCATGAACCTTGGAGCCTTTGCGGTTATCCAGCTTGTAACGGAAAAAGCGGGGTCAACCAAAATTGCTGATTTTGCCGGGCTGTACCGCCGGTCACCGGTTCTGGCCGTTTCGATGGGGATATTGTTGATTTCCTTGGCAGGATTTCCAGGAACAGCCGGGTTTATCGGTAAATTAAACATCTTTATCGGAACATTTTACGGAACAACACCACACTATGTGTTAGCATCTGTTATGATTGCGACCACCGTCGTTTCGTATTTCTACTACTTCGGGGTTATGGCACAAATGTTTTTCCGTCCTGCAGCAGAGGATAGCAAATTTAACATTCCATTTGGAATTTTGATCGTCCTGATTGTTGCAGTAATCGGATCTGTGCTGTTTGGACTCGTGCCAAACATTGCCTTTAACTACATGCACAACAATCTCGATATCATTGGGGATTTCTTTAAATAA
- a CDS encoding NADH-quinone oxidoreductase subunit M, which produces MNLHSILSILVFSPLLGIVVLAFLPKQAEKANKLVGFLFTLPALILSLAVYLHYLAGKNLADFSVTHSWIQFQGMNVQEPAFAVPYELGINGFQLLLVVLTAVVATLSAIGAVKFVKKEWKGYFMLFLLLETGMLGVFTAENLILFFIFFEVTLIPTFFLIGKWGYFEKEKAAYSFLIYNGLGSAVLLIVIMILFAKTGTTNIEILRKIMTDPNAHLSGGWKLGLLISLLIAFGVKLPIFPLHSWMLRVHVQAPPSVVMIHSGILLKIGAYGLIRFGMGIFPEQFKTLATLIAVLGVINLLYGAFLAFIQTDFKMVLAYSSISHMGIVLMGMAAMNQAGVQGAIFQVISHGLISALLFFIVGVLYERTDTSLIENLGGMAKGMPIAAGFLLAAGMASLGLPGMSGFVSEFMAFMGLFKTMPWLAAIGTIGIIMTAAYVLRAILGMTFGKAQREFTGVLDLKGVEYVPIVVLVLLIVLIGVYPSVLSSPLHATLETILLGLGG; this is translated from the coding sequence ATGAATTTACATTCGATTCTTTCAATCCTAGTATTCTCCCCGCTGCTAGGGATCGTGGTTTTGGCATTTTTGCCAAAGCAGGCCGAAAAAGCAAATAAACTGGTCGGTTTTCTATTCACGCTGCCGGCACTCATTCTATCTTTAGCCGTGTATCTCCATTATTTAGCCGGCAAAAATTTAGCCGATTTCTCTGTGACACATTCGTGGATTCAATTCCAAGGCATGAATGTTCAGGAACCGGCTTTTGCAGTACCATACGAACTTGGAATTAACGGTTTTCAGCTTCTGCTTGTTGTCCTTACTGCAGTCGTTGCTACGCTATCCGCAATAGGTGCTGTAAAGTTTGTGAAAAAAGAATGGAAAGGCTATTTCATGCTCTTCCTTCTTTTAGAAACAGGCATGCTTGGCGTGTTTACTGCAGAAAACTTAATCCTGTTCTTCATCTTTTTTGAGGTTACCTTAATTCCAACCTTCTTTCTGATTGGAAAATGGGGTTATTTTGAAAAAGAAAAAGCAGCATACAGTTTCTTAATTTATAACGGTCTAGGATCAGCCGTTCTATTAATTGTCATTATGATTCTTTTTGCCAAAACTGGAACGACCAATATTGAGATCTTACGGAAAATCATGACGGATCCCAATGCACACCTTTCTGGTGGATGGAAATTGGGCTTATTAATTTCCTTGCTGATTGCTTTTGGTGTCAAATTGCCGATTTTTCCATTGCACAGCTGGATGCTGCGCGTGCACGTACAAGCACCGCCATCCGTTGTTATGATCCACTCTGGGATTCTATTGAAAATTGGTGCCTACGGCTTAATCCGCTTTGGCATGGGGATTTTCCCTGAACAGTTTAAAACACTTGCAACGCTCATTGCTGTGCTTGGTGTTATCAATCTGCTGTACGGCGCGTTTTTAGCGTTTATTCAAACCGATTTTAAAATGGTTTTGGCTTATTCTTCGATATCCCACATGGGAATCGTGTTAATGGGAATGGCTGCGATGAACCAAGCTGGAGTTCAAGGGGCCATTTTCCAAGTCATTTCCCATGGATTGATTTCAGCGCTGTTGTTCTTTATTGTAGGTGTTTTATACGAACGGACAGATACATCACTCATCGAAAACCTTGGCGGTATGGCCAAGGGGATGCCGATCGCTGCCGGCTTCTTGCTTGCTGCTGGGATGGCGTCACTCGGATTACCAGGGATGTCAGGTTTCGTCAGCGAATTCATGGCGTTCATGGGTCTGTTTAAAACCATGCCATGGCTTGCTGCTATTGGTACAATCGGCATCATTATGACCGCAGCGTACGTGCTCCGTGCGATTTTGGGCATGACATTTGGAAAGGCGCAACGCGAATTTACGGGTGTTCTTGATCTGAAGGGCGTTGAATATGTACCTATTGTTGTTCTAGTGCTGTTAATTGTGTTAATTGGTGTTTACCCAAGTGTTCTAAGCTCTCCGCTTCATGCCACACTTGAGACTATCTTGCTTGGGTTAGGAGGGTGA